The Maniola hyperantus chromosome 12, iAphHyp1.2, whole genome shotgun sequence genome has a segment encoding these proteins:
- the LOC117987207 gene encoding clotting factor G beta subunit-like: MGTIYLVLSVCVLQVHSMALKGPVLTRYQPCGLGVIYFDKITDMLWRAELNLELYQNLGQVEIVIVYEKAMALFGVSHNTTVFINNESHNFTFILNEVPDKYHIYTSIKENSTASVPIVKSFSLNRIVMCNDFLKAADTISSLDTTQPDNTEYRHTCGRRSLSHTELSYVRTEFVQPGDWPWHVAILIKKPFTDLANYHCGGNVISTTAILTAGHCMVLTNNKLREASSIVVEAGVTNLRALDQVGKQTRFAERIILHPGYSEDQATSDLAIVVVNKLRYTEYVQPICVWGPVYDKTALFGKQAVITGFGTTEQNLQSDTLRSTNTMVQNDTTCNAFAPDLYPRLLNEFTFCAGFGPNAGINPRNGDSGGGLFIPTKQADHKVSWFLRGVLSKCGHRTGENFCDPKYYVIYTDVGPHYGWIYHNAGLIFSSNIIS; the protein is encoded by the exons ATGGGAACGATTTATTTAGTTCTGTCTGTATGTGTTTTGCAAGTGCATTCAATGGCGCTCAAGGGACCAGTTTTAACAAGATACCAGCCGTGTGGACTTGGTGTGATctattttgacaaaataacGGATATGCTGTGGCGCGCGGAACTAAATCTTGAGTTATATCAAAACCTTGGGCAGGTTGAAATTGTAATCGTTTATGAAAAAGCGATGGCACTTTTTGgg GTATCTCACAACACCACAGTTTTTATAAACAATGAATCGcacaatttcacatttatactAAACGAAGTTCCTGACAAATACCACATCTATACTTCGATAAAAGAAAACTCTACAGCTTCAGTGCCAATTGTTAAAAGTTTCAGTTTAAATAGGATAGTGATGTGTAATGATTTTCTTAAG GCAGCAGACACAATAAGCTCTTTAGATACAACCCAACCAGATAATACAGAATATCGGCATACCTGTGGAAGACGATCACTAAGTCACACAGAATTAAGCTACGTACGAACAGAATTCGTCCAACCCGGAGATTGGCCGTGGCATGTAGCCATACTAATTAAAAAGCCTTTCACAGATCTTGCCAACTATCATTGCGGAGGAAATGTAATATCTACGACGGCGATTCTTACCG ctgGCCATTGTATGGTCTTAACAAACAACAAATTAAGAGAAGCGAGCAGCATAGTAGTTGAAGCTGGAGTAACGAATCTTAGAGCTTTAGATCAGGTTGGGAAACAAACACGTTTT GCGGAAAGAATAATTCTGCATCCCGGGTACAGCGAGGACCAAGCTACTTCAGACCTCGCTATTGTGGTAGTAAATAAACTACGGTATACTGAATACGTCCAACCCATTTGTGTATGGGGTCCGGTGTACGACAAAACTGCGCTTTTTGGCAAGCAAGCTGTG ATTACTGGATTTGGAACTACGGAACAAAACTTGCAATCCGATACTCTCAGGTCAACCAACACGATGGTCCAGAATGACACCACTTGCAATGCATTTGCTCCCGATTTATATCCCAGACTCCTAAATGAATTTACTTTCTGTGCTGGCTTTGGACCCAATGCTG GCATAAATCCTCGAAATGGAGATAGCGGTGGCGGCCTTTTCATTCCCACGAAGCAAGCAGACCACAAAGTGAGCTGGTTCCTCCGAGGAGTCCTGTCCAAGTGCGGCCACCGTACTGGCGAAAACTTTTGTGACCCCAAGTACTATGTCATTTATACAGACGTTGGCCCTCATTATGGTTGGATATACCATAACGCTGGTTTAATATtttctagtaatattatatcgtga